One Gemmatimonadota bacterium genomic region harbors:
- a CDS encoding PDZ domain-containing protein, whose translation MTTLRFLAPLALVAAAADLTGQQVRTFSSTARDDDRPRIGVTTGPGGSRDTLGLLVTDVTRGGPAATAGIEEGDRLVSVNGVNLRLSAQDVEDLELAGIGTRRLVRELGKVKAGDRVTLKVYREGQVRDVAVTTVTADALQPERVTVASTRRRSDERATLGIGLGMSGSRRDTLGILVASVTDDGPADKARIEEGDRIAAINGVDLRVPGADAGDWSMSNSRMRRLTREMEKAKAGDEVELRLMRSGQARTVRVKTIAQKDLPRSGSIAIGDDGFSFFGDGARGFSFSMPRGGVQALPRFDGQGMMFFDRGEDGRVDLRMSPERRAELEGRVEELMRRFDGGRVIVRPRVRIQSDESGAGAAPKVEVRVRRSGATAM comes from the coding sequence ATGACGACCCTTCGATTTCTCGCGCCCCTCGCGCTCGTGGCCGCTGCCGCGGACCTCACCGGCCAGCAGGTCCGTACCTTCTCCTCCACGGCCCGTGACGATGATCGACCCCGGATCGGGGTGACCACCGGCCCCGGCGGCTCTCGCGATACCCTTGGCCTGCTGGTGACCGATGTAACCCGCGGCGGCCCTGCGGCCACCGCGGGCATCGAGGAAGGGGACCGACTGGTGTCGGTGAATGGCGTCAACTTGCGGCTGTCGGCACAGGACGTCGAGGACCTGGAGCTGGCCGGGATCGGGACCCGGCGCCTCGTGCGTGAGCTTGGCAAGGTGAAGGCCGGCGATCGGGTCACCCTCAAGGTGTACCGCGAAGGGCAGGTCCGTGACGTGGCGGTCACGACGGTCACTGCCGACGCGTTGCAGCCGGAACGGGTGACGGTCGCGTCGACCCGGCGCCGGTCTGATGAGCGAGCAACGTTAGGCATCGGGCTCGGCATGTCCGGATCACGGCGCGACACACTCGGCATTCTCGTGGCGTCCGTGACCGACGATGGACCGGCAGACAAGGCGCGCATCGAGGAAGGGGACCGCATCGCCGCCATCAATGGCGTTGACCTGCGGGTCCCCGGGGCGGATGCGGGCGACTGGAGCATGAGCAACAGCCGCATGCGGCGACTCACGCGTGAGATGGAGAAGGCAAAAGCTGGCGACGAGGTCGAGTTGCGCCTCATGCGCTCCGGCCAGGCGCGGACCGTGCGCGTGAAGACGATCGCCCAGAAGGACCTGCCGCGGTCGGGGTCGATCGCCATCGGGGACGACGGGTTCTCGTTCTTCGGCGATGGCGCGCGCGGCTTCTCGTTCTCCATGCCGCGTGGGGGCGTGCAGGCGCTGCCGCGCTTCGATGGTCAGGGGATGATGTTCTTTGATCGTGGCGAAGATGGGCGGGTCGACCTTCGGATGTCGCCAGAGCGTCGGGCCGAGCTCGAGGGTCGCGTCGAGGAGCTGATGCGTCGGTTTGACGGAGGTCGGGTCATCGTCCGTCCTCGTGTGAGAATTCAGAGCGACGAGAGTGGCGCCGGCGCTGCCCCGAAGGTCGAGGTCCGCGTCAGGCGCTCAGGTGCGACCGCGATGTAG
- a CDS encoding potassium transporter Kup produces the protein MNHPNAPADNSGGDNPLSAALTTAAMTAEVPVAPLRPQAEADPHGKRLALLAFTALGVVYGDIGTSPLYAVQDAFKPVYGLVADSGRVYGLLSLIVWSLVLIVSVKYVGFILRADNKGEGGVYALLALILRSERKSGRGGRTALIMLGLFGGAFLYGDGIITPAISVVGAMEGLKVLNPAFEHLVVPVTFVIIATLFYFQYHGTARIGGLFGWIMLAWFSSIAVLGIRGILMHPEIFAAINPMYAVRFFTDDPVKSFVVLGAVVLVVTGGEALYADMGHFGRKPIRLAWVALVLPALLLNYFGQGALILANPSAAENPFYLLVPSWWLVPQIVIATLAAIVASQALISGAFSLTQQAVQLGYSPRVTIVHTSKEEAGQIYIPEINIALAIGTLALVVMAGSVEELGQMYGVAVTGTMVITNLLFVSVARERFGWSRGKCLAFLSGFMIVDLTFFSANLLKVPTGGWVPLAIATAVFALMTTWKRGRELLRQFMTRNSLPIEDFVQSLKTSKVVRVPGTAIFMTSESEGTPVVLLHHLKHNKVLHQQVILLSIIAREVPEVPSSDRIRLESLSEGVHRVRALYGFMEQPNVEDIRARLSEAGIKTKKMDTTYYLGREQLIATSNEGMVRWRKRLFAIMSRNARSATQYFSIPPNRVVELGAQIEF, from the coding sequence ATGAACCACCCCAACGCCCCCGCAGACAACTCCGGGGGCGACAATCCACTCTCCGCGGCCCTGACGACCGCGGCGATGACGGCCGAAGTGCCGGTCGCGCCCCTACGCCCTCAAGCCGAGGCGGACCCGCACGGGAAGCGACTCGCCCTCTTGGCCTTCACCGCCCTCGGCGTGGTGTATGGCGACATCGGGACCAGCCCCCTGTACGCCGTCCAGGACGCGTTCAAGCCGGTGTACGGCCTGGTCGCCGATTCGGGGCGGGTGTACGGCCTGTTGTCGCTGATTGTCTGGTCCCTCGTGCTGATTGTTTCCGTGAAGTACGTGGGCTTCATCCTCCGCGCAGACAACAAGGGCGAAGGCGGCGTGTACGCGTTGCTGGCCCTGATCCTGCGCAGCGAGCGGAAGTCGGGACGCGGTGGACGAACCGCCCTGATCATGCTCGGCCTCTTTGGCGGAGCCTTCCTCTATGGCGACGGCATCATCACACCGGCCATCTCGGTGGTAGGGGCGATGGAGGGGCTCAAGGTCCTCAATCCCGCCTTTGAGCACCTCGTGGTTCCGGTGACGTTCGTCATCATCGCCACCCTGTTCTACTTCCAGTACCACGGCACGGCGCGCATCGGCGGTCTCTTCGGCTGGATCATGCTGGCCTGGTTCTCCAGCATTGCGGTCCTCGGGATACGCGGCATCCTGATGCACCCGGAGATCTTTGCCGCGATCAATCCCATGTACGCGGTGCGCTTTTTCACGGATGACCCGGTCAAGTCCTTCGTGGTCCTCGGGGCGGTCGTGCTCGTGGTCACCGGCGGCGAAGCGCTGTACGCCGACATGGGACACTTCGGCCGCAAGCCAATCCGTCTCGCCTGGGTCGCGCTGGTCCTCCCGGCGCTGCTGCTCAATTACTTCGGACAAGGCGCGTTGATCCTGGCGAACCCGAGCGCCGCCGAGAACCCGTTTTACCTGCTGGTGCCATCGTGGTGGCTGGTGCCACAAATCGTCATCGCGACGTTGGCGGCCATCGTGGCCTCCCAGGCGCTGATCTCAGGTGCGTTCTCGCTGACCCAACAGGCCGTGCAGCTGGGATATTCGCCGCGCGTCACCATCGTCCACACCTCAAAGGAGGAGGCAGGACAGATCTACATCCCGGAGATCAACATCGCGCTCGCGATCGGGACCCTGGCGCTCGTGGTGATGGCCGGAAGTGTCGAGGAGCTCGGCCAGATGTACGGCGTCGCGGTGACAGGCACGATGGTGATCACCAACCTGCTGTTCGTCTCCGTCGCGCGCGAGCGCTTCGGGTGGAGCCGCGGCAAGTGCCTCGCGTTCCTGTCGGGGTTCATGATCGTTGACCTGACGTTCTTTTCCGCCAACCTGCTCAAGGTTCCCACCGGTGGGTGGGTGCCCCTCGCGATTGCCACCGCAGTATTCGCCCTCATGACCACCTGGAAGCGCGGCCGGGAGCTATTGCGGCAGTTCATGACCCGCAACTCGCTGCCCATTGAGGACTTCGTGCAGAGCCTCAAGACCAGCAAGGTCGTGCGGGTCCCCGGCACGGCGATCTTCATGACCTCGGAGTCCGAGGGAACACCTGTCGTCCTGCTCCACCACCTCAAGCACAACAAGGTGTTGCACCAGCAGGTCATCCTGCTCTCGATCATCGCACGTGAGGTGCCCGAGGTGCCGAGCTCCGACCGAATTCGCCTCGAGTCCCTCTCCGAGGGGGTCCATCGGGTGCGTGCGCTCTACGGCTTCATGGAGCAGCCCAACGTCGAGGACATTCGCGCCCGCCTCTCGGAAGCGGGCATCAAGACCAAGAAGATGGACACCACCTACTACCTCGGGCGTGAGCAGCTGATCGCGACCAGCAACGAGGGAATGGTCCGGTGGCGCAAGCGCCTCTTTGCCATCATGTCGCGCAACGCCCGATCGGCGACGCAGTACTTCAGCATTCCGCCCAACCGGGTCGTTGAGCTGGGCGCGCAGATCGAGTTCTAG
- a CDS encoding beta-lactamase family protein has translation MRFTLCALLLPVAATAQTPPEFAAARRVIDSLMTAHRLPSVSVAVAKDGRVTWEQAFGLADREKSVAATPNTAYSLASISKPFTATGLMKLVERGRVRLDRPVNEYLGAARLRAFEGKAAQATVQHVLTHTAGLPLHYQFFYRDAGYGVPTTDETIRRFGILTYRPGGGYQYSNLGFGLLDYVIRRQGGTTYGDYMRREVFDPLGMTHTSVGPRPGLEAETAVRYSSEDQPIPYYTFDHPGASEVYASAHDLVRFGLFHLGQAVEGQQAILTPETRAAMQRDVAVEGPGSTRGLGWAIRSDEFGYRRVSHTGGMPGVTTMLALYPQANAVVVVLLNKSVPQAMARIAQELAAAVLPGYEGKLREMLARPTAVPVAADWTSLMGQWRGYVRSYADSVAVRVTIDASGPRDVRIGGVSVERPATSSWSNGVFAMSTPSPLAAPDIKRQPHVLSFALRPRGDTLSGYAAAISGLPEATRQYFALSSYARLVKERVARTSTLPRPGQP, from the coding sequence ATGCGATTCACCCTGTGCGCGCTGCTGCTGCCCGTTGCCGCCACGGCCCAGACGCCGCCGGAGTTCGCCGCGGCGCGGCGTGTGATTGATTCGTTGATGACTGCGCATCGGCTTCCCTCGGTGTCGGTGGCGGTGGCTAAGGACGGTCGCGTGACCTGGGAGCAGGCCTTCGGGCTCGCGGACCGTGAGAAGTCCGTCGCGGCGACGCCCAACACGGCCTACTCACTGGCGTCGATCTCCAAGCCGTTCACCGCCACGGGCCTCATGAAGCTCGTGGAGCGAGGACGGGTGCGGCTCGATCGTCCGGTGAACGAGTACCTCGGCGCCGCGAGGCTCCGCGCCTTCGAGGGCAAGGCCGCGCAGGCGACGGTCCAGCACGTGCTGACGCACACCGCCGGCTTGCCCTTGCACTACCAGTTCTTCTATCGCGATGCCGGGTACGGCGTCCCGACCACGGACGAGACCATCCGGCGGTTCGGTATCCTCACCTATCGTCCGGGTGGCGGCTACCAATATTCGAACCTCGGGTTCGGCCTCCTCGACTACGTGATCCGGCGCCAGGGGGGCACGACCTACGGGGACTACATGCGGCGTGAGGTGTTCGATCCCCTCGGCATGACGCACACCAGCGTGGGGCCACGCCCCGGGCTCGAGGCCGAGACCGCCGTGCGCTACAGTAGCGAAGACCAGCCGATTCCGTACTACACGTTTGACCACCCGGGGGCGAGCGAGGTCTACGCGAGCGCCCACGACCTCGTGCGTTTCGGCCTGTTCCACCTAGGCCAGGCCGTCGAGGGGCAACAGGCGATCCTCACCCCGGAGACGCGCGCCGCGATGCAGCGTGATGTGGCCGTGGAGGGACCGGGATCCACCCGGGGCCTCGGCTGGGCGATTCGCTCCGATGAGTTTGGCTACCGCCGCGTCTCCCACACGGGCGGGATGCCGGGGGTGACCACGATGCTGGCGCTGTATCCGCAGGCCAATGCCGTGGTGGTTGTCCTGCTCAACAAGTCGGTGCCGCAGGCCATGGCGCGCATCGCGCAGGAGCTGGCCGCGGCGGTGTTGCCGGGCTATGAGGGCAAGCTGCGCGAGATGCTGGCCCGGCCGACCGCCGTGCCCGTCGCGGCGGACTGGACCTCGCTCATGGGGCAGTGGCGCGGGTATGTGCGCTCCTACGCCGACTCGGTGGCGGTGCGCGTGACGATCGATGCGTCGGGGCCGCGCGATGTTCGCATCGGCGGAGTCAGCGTGGAGCGTCCCGCCACCAGCAGCTGGAGCAACGGCGTCTTTGCCATGAGCACGCCGTCCCCGCTGGCGGCGCCCGACATCAAGCGACAGCCCCACGTCCTGTCGTTTGCCCTGCGGCCCCGCGGCGACACGCTCAGTGGGTATGCGGCTGCGATCTCCGGGCTGCCCGAAGCCACGCGGCAGTACTTCGCCCTGTCGTCCTATGCCCGATTGGTGAAGGAGCGCGTGGCCCGCACGTCCACCCTGCCACGCCCCGGGCAGCCATGA
- a CDS encoding ABC transporter permease, giving the protein MVLGEIFVVALGALRANKLRSMLTMLGIVIGVAAVIAMIALGTGAQLAVKDRIAALGTTLLTVSPGQQRMGGGFFSFNDRARMVMKDAVALEEKGNNLAAIQPEMARDLQVTYLNKNTGTSVVGTTSNYPEVRKFKLAAGRFFTSAEDAAKARVAVIGPEVVKNLGLNGPYAILDEPIRIRGIQFTVVGVLEAKGQSGGFQNPDDQLFIPLQTARYRALGTERLRSISVLAPSEDKIDETIAEIQRVLRREHRIRPGRPDDFSIRNQSDFLSTFAETTEVFTYLLSGIAAVSLLVGGIGIMNIMLVSVTERTREIGVRKALGATRWNILIQFLIEAVVLCLLGGLLGILLGTGIATWLSNAFQWNTSISPTSVGLAFGFSAVVGVLFGVWPARRAARLDPILALRYE; this is encoded by the coding sequence ATGGTACTCGGCGAAATCTTCGTCGTCGCCCTCGGTGCATTGCGGGCCAACAAGCTGCGCTCGATGCTCACGATGCTCGGCATCGTCATTGGCGTCGCAGCGGTCATTGCGATGATCGCCCTGGGCACCGGTGCGCAACTGGCGGTAAAGGACCGGATCGCCGCGCTCGGGACGACCCTGCTGACGGTATCCCCCGGCCAACAGCGCATGGGGGGTGGGTTCTTCTCGTTCAACGACCGGGCCCGCATGGTCATGAAGGATGCGGTCGCCCTGGAGGAAAAGGGCAACAACCTCGCTGCCATCCAACCCGAAATGGCGCGGGACCTTCAGGTGACGTACCTGAACAAGAACACCGGAACTTCGGTAGTCGGCACGACCAGCAACTACCCCGAGGTTCGCAAGTTCAAGCTCGCCGCTGGTCGGTTCTTCACCTCGGCAGAAGATGCGGCCAAGGCCCGCGTCGCCGTGATCGGTCCCGAAGTCGTCAAGAACCTTGGACTCAACGGACCGTACGCGATCCTCGACGAACCCATTCGCATCCGCGGGATCCAGTTCACGGTCGTCGGAGTGCTCGAGGCAAAGGGACAGTCCGGCGGCTTTCAGAACCCGGACGACCAGCTCTTCATTCCCTTGCAGACGGCGCGGTATCGTGCCCTCGGCACGGAGCGCCTCAGATCCATCTCCGTCCTCGCGCCATCCGAGGACAAGATCGACGAGACGATAGCGGAGATTCAGCGCGTCCTGCGTCGCGAGCACCGGATCCGCCCAGGTCGTCCCGACGACTTCAGCATCCGCAACCAGTCGGACTTCCTGAGCACCTTCGCGGAAACGACCGAGGTGTTCACGTACCTGCTGTCTGGTATCGCGGCCGTGTCGCTCCTCGTGGGTGGCATCGGCATCATGAACATCATGCTGGTCTCTGTCACCGAGCGAACCCGCGAGATTGGAGTGCGGAAGGCCCTCGGCGCGACGCGCTGGAACATCCTCATCCAGTTCCTCATCGAGGCGGTCGTACTGTGTCTCCTCGGCGGACTGCTGGGTATCCTGCTTGGGACTGGCATCGCAACCTGGCTCAGTAACGCGTTCCAGTGGAACACCTCGATTTCGCCCACCTCAGTCGGCTTGGCATTCGGCTTTTCGGCCGTCGTTGGAGTGCTCTTCGGGGTCTGGCCAGCTCGGCGGGCCGCGCGACTGGATCCTATCCTGGCCCTTCGGTACGAGTAG
- a CDS encoding PadR family transcriptional regulator, whose product MWHSEHWCGPNRNRRGGRDWPFGEFFFGGGRRARGGWGGRMFAQGDLKVVILQLLAEKPRHGYEIMKAIEEKSGGAYSPSAGAVYPTLTLLEDMGHATSSEEGGKKVYTITTEGREYLDRNQETVDDIFERISDIGATVFSEGMREVGRAFGHVAKATFGASREHLRHPETSRQILEVLERASREIEEILKRPAAATEGPERGA is encoded by the coding sequence ATGTGGCACTCCGAGCACTGGTGCGGCCCGAATCGCAATCGTCGCGGTGGGCGTGATTGGCCTTTCGGTGAGTTTTTCTTCGGCGGTGGGCGGCGCGCGCGTGGCGGATGGGGCGGGCGGATGTTCGCCCAGGGAGACCTCAAGGTTGTGATCCTTCAGCTCCTCGCCGAGAAGCCGCGCCACGGGTACGAAATCATGAAGGCGATCGAGGAAAAGTCCGGCGGCGCGTATTCACCCTCCGCTGGTGCCGTGTATCCCACGTTGACCCTCCTCGAGGATATGGGGCATGCTACGTCCTCCGAAGAAGGTGGAAAGAAGGTGTACACTATCACGACAGAAGGAAGAGAGTATCTCGACCGTAATCAGGAGACGGTCGACGACATCTTTGAGCGAATCAGTGACATTGGGGCCACGGTTTTCAGCGAGGGGATGCGCGAGGTTGGGCGGGCCTTTGGGCATGTTGCCAAGGCGACCTTTGGCGCTTCGCGCGAGCATCTCCGGCATCCCGAAACCTCGCGCCAGATCCTGGAAGTTCTTGAGCGCGCATCCCGCGAGATCGAGGAAATCCTGAAGCGACCTGCGGCGGCGACGGAGGGCCCGGAACGCGGCGCGTGA
- a CDS encoding VIT1/CCC1 transporter family protein — MPAPTPDLSAFREHWQDEGDAAFLYRALAAVEGEPARREVFRKLADVEDRHLSIWRDLLEQHGASPGPHRPTLRARLTVALGRRFGARTILPALLREEGREVRHYLSMHRGTPKGMAGSDESLLLARESAEHASELSRIAGGSSEPWHRAESGGFLRNVVYGFNDGLTANFGLVAGVLGATATQQHEAVVVAGVAGLVADALSMGSSGYLAAKSEQEVYDNEIAMERDEIALMPELEQEELALLYEAKGMSPDGAQALARDAMRDPERMLKEKVQLELGISGEATNPWREAWITGLATAIGALIPVFPFFVTSGRPAIVASFVLAMAAHFLVGAARSLFTGRGVIRSGIDMFVVGLGVAIAGYYAGEWISGYLG, encoded by the coding sequence ATGCCTGCGCCCACCCCGGACCTCAGCGCCTTTCGCGAACACTGGCAGGACGAAGGCGACGCCGCCTTCCTGTACCGCGCGCTCGCCGCCGTCGAAGGTGAGCCAGCGCGCCGTGAGGTCTTTCGCAAGCTTGCGGACGTGGAGGATCGACACCTGTCGATCTGGCGAGACCTGCTGGAGCAGCATGGTGCGTCCCCTGGACCTCATCGCCCAACCCTGCGCGCGCGTCTCACCGTCGCGTTAGGCAGGCGCTTTGGCGCGCGCACGATCCTCCCGGCCCTGCTTCGGGAGGAAGGCCGGGAGGTGCGTCATTACTTGTCGATGCACCGTGGCACCCCCAAGGGGATGGCGGGGAGCGACGAGTCGCTGCTCCTCGCCCGCGAGAGCGCTGAACACGCCAGCGAACTCTCGCGCATCGCCGGCGGTAGCAGCGAGCCATGGCACCGTGCGGAGTCCGGTGGGTTCCTCCGCAACGTGGTCTACGGCTTCAACGATGGCCTCACGGCGAATTTCGGATTGGTGGCCGGCGTCCTTGGCGCGACGGCCACTCAGCAGCACGAAGCCGTCGTGGTCGCGGGTGTCGCGGGATTGGTGGCCGATGCCCTCTCCATGGGTTCCAGCGGCTACCTGGCCGCGAAGAGCGAGCAGGAAGTGTACGACAACGAGATCGCCATGGAGCGCGACGAGATCGCCCTCATGCCGGAGCTCGAGCAAGAGGAGCTGGCCCTGCTGTACGAGGCCAAGGGGATGTCACCGGACGGAGCCCAGGCCCTGGCCCGTGATGCGATGCGAGACCCTGAGCGCATGTTGAAGGAGAAGGTCCAGCTCGAGCTGGGGATCTCCGGAGAAGCGACCAACCCATGGCGTGAGGCCTGGATCACGGGGCTCGCCACCGCAATCGGCGCGCTCATCCCGGTGTTCCCGTTCTTCGTGACCTCCGGGAGGCCGGCGATCGTGGCGTCCTTCGTGCTGGCGATGGCGGCCCATTTCCTGGTGGGGGCCGCGCGGTCACTCTTCACCGGCCGCGGCGTGATCCGGTCCGGCATCGACATGTTTGTCGTCGGGCTTGGCGTCGCGATCGCCGGCTACTACGCCGGCGAGTGGATCAGCGGATACCTGGGCTGA
- a CDS encoding TonB-dependent receptor produces MSMRWRLGAGLLLFARVAASQVAAAVTVRITDQSATPVRGARLEVVGADVGVSAGADGRARLRLAAGLHRVLVTALGFAPRQLHLEIVGDGTDRIEVVLERTALSLAGVTVTAAPTAQSLGDVAAPVSSMDARALNRSLANSLSATLSRQAGVTVRSQGPAASMPIIRGLTGDRIVVLQDGQRAADLASTASDHGITVDPLAARGIEVVRGPAALLYGSNALGGVVNVISDDIPRVIPAGRTTSLALTTESAMRGGGGWGEVVQPLGQHAAVTMKGGARSHADQLTPAGPRLGNTSSRNRSAVIGAGASRDGWAAGMAWRRYGFEYGLPYRDRPEEGIRLRGAREELLARATVPRVGPFSQLRVEGGHQRYAHDEVATTGDVATTLGLVTTQLQMIGAVRPAGVVAGGALGLTWSTRENGVTGEQALTPPSRVEQTGAVLFQEVRVANRLRVPVSVRVERTSIRSVSSVQFGDAVSRRFDAVSASGGVVWSLFRAGSLALSGAHAVRAPSVEELFSRAGHAGTGAYEIGNAALAPEVTDGVDLVWRVERPGMRAQVAGYHSSVRGWIGMYPTGRDTSVVVGDVAKVLPLFVVSQRPARLTGLEFDVERVIRAHVVAGLVGDVMRARDATGGALPFMPAARLGGHVRYDNQRVQLGGAVRRQARQGEVPDGEYRAPGYTQVDGFLGLTWFAGPAMHGVMLRVDNAGNRLTRDATSRAKDYAPNAGRNLSLTYRVSW; encoded by the coding sequence ATGTCCATGCGGTGGCGTCTTGGCGCTGGCCTCCTTCTTTTCGCCCGTGTCGCGGCCTCCCAGGTCGCGGCGGCGGTCACCGTGCGAATCACCGATCAGAGCGCGACGCCGGTTCGCGGGGCTCGCCTCGAAGTTGTGGGGGCCGATGTTGGAGTGAGCGCGGGGGCTGATGGCCGTGCGAGACTCCGTTTGGCGGCGGGACTGCATAGGGTCCTCGTAACCGCCCTCGGGTTTGCGCCGCGACAACTGCATCTCGAGATCGTCGGGGACGGCACCGACCGGATCGAGGTGGTACTGGAGCGTACCGCGCTCTCTTTGGCTGGCGTGACCGTCACTGCCGCGCCCACCGCGCAGTCACTCGGCGATGTTGCCGCACCGGTGAGCAGCATGGACGCGCGCGCCCTGAATCGATCGCTGGCGAACTCGCTGTCTGCGACCTTGTCGCGACAGGCCGGGGTGACGGTGCGCTCGCAGGGACCGGCGGCCTCCATGCCCATCATCCGCGGCCTCACCGGTGATCGTATTGTGGTGCTGCAGGACGGACAGCGGGCTGCGGACCTCGCGTCGACCGCGTCGGACCACGGCATCACGGTGGACCCACTCGCCGCCCGGGGCATCGAGGTCGTGCGCGGCCCGGCCGCCCTGTTGTACGGCTCGAATGCGTTAGGCGGAGTGGTGAACGTCATCTCGGACGACATCCCCAGGGTCATACCGGCCGGGCGCACGACGAGCCTTGCCCTCACCACGGAGTCGGCGATGCGGGGCGGCGGGGGGTGGGGGGAGGTGGTCCAGCCGCTCGGCCAGCACGCGGCGGTCACCATGAAGGGTGGCGCCCGATCCCATGCGGACCAGTTAACTCCTGCAGGGCCACGGCTGGGCAATACCAGTTCGAGGAATCGTTCGGCGGTCATTGGTGCTGGGGCCTCGCGCGACGGGTGGGCGGCGGGCATGGCGTGGCGAAGGTACGGCTTCGAGTATGGGCTCCCATATCGGGACCGTCCGGAGGAGGGGATCCGCTTGCGCGGGGCCCGCGAGGAGCTGCTTGCTCGCGCCACCGTGCCACGTGTCGGGCCATTCTCCCAACTCCGTGTGGAGGGCGGTCACCAGCGCTATGCCCACGACGAAGTGGCCACAACGGGCGATGTCGCCACGACCCTCGGGCTGGTGACGACCCAGCTGCAGATGATTGGGGCCGTTCGGCCAGCAGGCGTTGTGGCCGGTGGTGCACTGGGGTTGACCTGGTCGACTCGGGAGAACGGGGTGACGGGTGAGCAGGCGCTCACGCCGCCGAGCCGGGTGGAGCAGACGGGCGCGGTGCTGTTCCAGGAAGTGCGGGTTGCGAATCGTCTGCGCGTTCCGGTCTCCGTGCGTGTTGAGCGGACGAGCATCCGTTCGGTGTCCAGTGTTCAATTTGGCGATGCCGTGTCGCGTCGTTTCGATGCGGTGTCCGCGTCGGGCGGTGTGGTGTGGTCCCTGTTCAGAGCCGGTTCACTGGCGCTCAGTGGCGCCCATGCGGTTCGGGCACCGTCCGTCGAGGAGCTATTCTCCCGGGCTGGCCACGCGGGCACGGGAGCCTACGAAATCGGCAACGCGGCGTTGGCACCTGAGGTTACCGACGGTGTCGACCTCGTGTGGCGTGTGGAACGACCCGGGATGCGGGCGCAGGTCGCCGGGTATCACTCCTCGGTGCGTGGGTGGATCGGCATGTACCCTACGGGTCGGGACACATCGGTTGTCGTGGGTGATGTCGCGAAGGTTCTGCCGCTCTTCGTGGTCAGCCAGCGGCCCGCCCGTCTCACGGGGCTGGAATTCGACGTTGAGCGGGTGATCCGGGCGCACGTCGTGGCCGGCCTGGTCGGCGATGTCATGCGGGCGCGCGACGCGACAGGAGGAGCCTTGCCGTTCATGCCTGCCGCGCGCCTTGGCGGGCACGTGCGCTACGACAACCAGCGCGTGCAGCTCGGGGGTGCGGTGCGGCGTCAGGCGCGGCAGGGAGAGGTCCCGGACGGAGAGTACCGGGCACCGGGGTACACCCAGGTCGACGGGTTTCTCGGCCTGACCTGGTTTGCCGGCCCGGCGATGCATGGCGTCATGCTGCGCGTGGACAACGCCGGCAACCGCTTGACGCGGGATGCCACGAGCCGGGCGAAAGACTATGCCCCAAATGCCGGTCGCAACCTCTCCCTCACCTACCGCGTGTCGTGGTGA